In the genome of Paracholeplasma morum, the window GACGATACCCAAAAAAAGATTTAGGCAACGCTTGAATGTCTTTAATCTCGTGTTCAATAATGAATCTAAGCAGTTCCCCCCGGTGATGTTTATTATACATACTGACTGCTTTATAGGATCCATTTATAAGATTATAGAAGGTAACTTCATAAAGGTTTATGTGTTCTCGATCTATTAAACTGGAGAACTCTTTTGAAGCCAAACTCAATACAGTATTTGTTTCTTTTAATAAAGCTTTATTGATTTTATCCTTCCAAAATGATCTTAGGTCAAATCCCTTGAATAAAAAATCTAATCGATACGGCCTAATGACGTCGTTAGGCTTTAATAAACCATATAGTGCATCAACAATATATACATTTTCTTGAAGAAAACTTCTATTTTCATTCGAAAGAGACTCAACCTTCAAGGCTTTATATGCTTCGCCTTTAAACATAGAGATTGCTTCAAACCCTTGTTCTTTATCAAACCCATGAATATAGTTTTTCACTTCTGACAAGAGCTTATCGCTAATCGAATAATGTTTTATGAGTTCTTCTTCTTTATATGACTTAAGCATTTCTTGAAGTGAATTCGATTCTTTCACAAATCTATAGTTTAGAGGCTTTTCATCTAGTTTTAAGTTAAATGTTTTTGCTGGAGCAAATAGTATTTTCATCATATCACCAAAATCCATTATACATGAAACTTCGTTATTTGTTTAATACGCTATCTAAGAATGCAATCGTTCTTGGATGTTTTGGGTTAGTAAATACTTGTTCAGAAGTGCCTTCTTCGATGATTCTACCTTTATCCATGACAACGATATGGTCCGCAAAGTGTCTAGCGAATCCCATCTCATGGGTGACTACGATCATCGTCATTCCACTTTCCGCCAGTTTTTTCATAACCATCAGTACCTCTTTGATCATTTCTGGATCTAGTGCAGAAGTCGGTTCATCAAATAACATAACTTCTGGGTTTAATGCAAGCGCCCTTGCAATCGCGATTCTTTGTTTTTCACCACCAGATAGTTGATTAGGATAATTGTCTTTTTTGTGCAGCAATCCAACTTGCGATAAAAGCATTAGAGAGTTTTCGGTAGCTTCTTTCAAGGTTTTTTTCTTGACGCTTTGTTGAGCAAGGTTGATGTTATCGATGACTTTCAAATGTGGGAACAAATTAAAGCTTTGAAATACCATTCCAGTCGATTCACGGTGGTGTCTCAAATCATTTGACTCACTAAGAATCGATTTTCCATCAAATAAGATTTCGCCTTTTGTAGGTGTTTCTAGCAGATTTAACGAACGTAATAAAGTCGATTTACCTGAACCAGAAGGCCCAATAATCACGCTGACTTTACCATATAGAAAAGAGACTGAACAGTCATCAAGCGCTTTTGTGCCATCTTTGAATGATTTGGATAGATGGATGACATCGATGGTTTTATTTTTGTTCATTCGCTTTCAGTCTCCTTTCAATATAACCCATCCATTTGGATGTTGGGAAAGTTAGTAAGAAATACATTAATGCCACCACAATATAGGTTTCTTTTACTCGATATGTCTCACTTCTAATCATCATTGCGCTGTACATAAGTTCAGCAATCCCTAAGTACATGAATATGGATGTTTCTTTAATCATTGTCACAAATTCATTACCTAGAGCTGGAATGATATTTTTAACTGCTTGAGGCAGAATGATTTTATACATGACGGTGGACTCTTTTAATCCTAAACTCAATGCAGCTTCTTTTTGGCCTTTGTCGACAGAGAGAATGCCCCCTCTAATCACTTCAGAGACATACGCACTTGAATTAATGAGTAATGCAAGCATCCCTGGAATGAAACTGGATAGATCAATCCCCATAACCATAGTCACTTTTAATTTGACAAATGAATATATTAACAATACTTGAACAAGCAACGGGGTACCTCTGATGATTTCTACATAAGCTGAGCCAAGAAATCTTAGCACTTTATGTTTAGATAATCTAAAGAATGCTGGTATTAACCCAAGCAATGATCCAAGTACGACGGAGATAACTGCTAAAAGGAGCGTCATCAACAACCCTTTAAACAGTATTTCTAAGTAATATGCTTCAAAAACAAACGAAAAATCCATTATTTGTTTAATGAAATCATTTCAACAACGATTTCTTCTAGTTTACCAGAGGTGATTAATGAATCAATGACTGAGTTGATGACATCTAGGAACGCTTGGTCTCCTTTTTTAACTGCGACTGCTGAACCGCCATCTGGATCTCCGATTACAATATCAGCAATGACTAAACCTTTTTGATTTGCTACATACCCATCAGCAACAGGTTTTTCAACAATGACAGCATCAATTTGGTTATCGCCTAAACGCATCATTAAGTCTGGAATGGCTTGAATGTATTGTTTTTGTGCGTTTGTAAAATCCTCAGCAAGTTCTTGTTGAATAGACCCTAATTGTGCCCCGATTCTAACAGATGCTTGGTTTAGGGATTCAAAATCAATCAACGTGTCTTTGTTTTTCTCATTGATTAAGATGACTTGGATGGCTTCATAGTATACTTTTGAGAAGTCTACTTCTTCTTTACGCTTATCTGTTGGTGTCATACCCGCCAAGACAAAATCCACCTTACCTTGCTTTAAATCTTCTAAAAGAAAATCAAAGCCTTTGTTTACAACCTTTAAGTTCTTCTTCATGGCATGCGCAATTTCTTTCGCGATTTCAATGTCGATTCCAACCAATTCGGATTTGCCATCTACTTTCTTAATCCACTCATAAGGTGCATAATCTGCTGATGTCCCTAATGTAATGAACCCATCATAGGATTCATCCAATGTAAATGTATGCAAGTTTGATTGACCACATCCTTGTAAAACGACTAAACTCATAACTAACATAACTACTGCTACGATCTTTTTCATATTTTTTCTCCTTTTATATATAAAAAGCCCCTGGCATTATTAAATGCCAAGGGCGAATTAACCGCGGTACCACCTTGTTTTTCCCAATACTAAAAAAGGGCTTAATAATAGTTAACGCCTACTTACGTTTAAACCTCATGTTTGAAATGTACCTTAAATAAAAAAAGTCCCTAGCTATAATAGCTAAGGACGAGATTACCCGTGGTACCACCTTAGTTCTAGGTAAAATACCTAGCACTTATACCTTTAACGCAGGCATACGTTCAAACCTCAAACTTCGATTTAAAAGCTCCCAAGCACGTTCAGTAATTGTTTCTGCTAATTTACACCAACCATTAGCTCTCTTTGAAAAACAGTGTTACTTACTACTCTTGTTCATCGCAAGTTCTATTATAAATACAATGGGTCTAATTTCAAGACATTAAAAAATGAAAACGTTTTTACTCTACTTTGATCGTTTTAGCATAGTCGAAGAACTTTTCTTTAAAATCTTCTAACTTGTTAGCTAAACAACCAAAATTCATTGAATAAAAATGATCTTTACCTTCAAAAGTCAATAACATATAACCAAACGTTTGATCATTGACCTCTGATTCATAATAAGCATACTTATAAACTAAATCGCCTTCTTCTTTGGATTTAACTGTTGAATTTTTCCCATGGTTATTTAATACTGCCTCAATATAATCATCAAGTGTCGAAATCCCATAACCAGCCAATGAACTTTTGGTTTCTCTTAATGCCATAAATATTTGTGTAGGAGATTCTAAGTACAAAGGTGCTTGAACCACTTCTTTTTCGACGAACGCTTCTGTCAGTGTAATTGTCACACCTGCTCCTGTGAAAGTTTTTTCAGCCTTTCCACAACCTACTAATCCAACCAATAAAGACATAAAAACAACTAAAAACATTATTTTTTTCATTTATTTATCCTCCAAAAATATTATAACACTAATCTATTAAATAATTAATAATCTTTTTGTATTTAAAATAATAAAACGAGTTTGAATTAACAAACTCGTTTAAGCTTTATTCTTTTTCTTTTACAACTTTTCCAGTTGCATATCCAGCAAGTAATGATGCTAAATCAATGCCTGTAGATTCTTTGATGGATTCTAATACTTTCGTTGAAGTGTTGACAATATCTCCCACAAGTTTTGTATTGTTTCCATCACCATACATTGTGATCTTGTCGACTTTAGAAAGAGGTTCTGAAGCCGCTTTTACAATATTTGGTAACACATTTGAGTTCAAGACTAATTCTAGAACGGCTGCACTTTCCATCTTCTTCATCGCTAGTGCTTTCTTTTCGATAGCTTCAGCTTCAGCAATACCTACAGCTTGAATACCGATTGCGCGTTGTTCTTGAGCAAATCTGTCTGCTTCAGCAGCAAGTTTGATTGCTTGTGCACGTCTTTCTTCTTCAGCAAGTTTTGCTTCTGCTTCTTTGGTTCTTACATAAAGATCAGCATCCGCTCTTTGTTCTTGAGCGTATCTGTCTGCTTCAGCAGCTTTCTTGATGTTCGCTTCAAGGGTTTTTTCTTCGACTTCTACTTCTTTAGTTCTTAGTTCAATTTCCTTTTCTCTACGAGCAATTTCCGCATTTTGCTTAGAAATATTGATGGTTTTTGCTTCATTGGCATATTGAATTTCATAAGAAGCATCTGCTGTCGCCTTAGCAATATCTGCTTTTTGTTTAAGTTCTGCTTGTCTTAAGGCAAGTAAGTTGTTTTGTTGCTCAATTTCTAGTTCAGCTTTAATTCTTGCATCGTTGGCAAGTTCCTTAGCCTTTGAAGTAGCAATTTCAACTTCTTTTTCAGAGTTAGCTCTTGCGATACTTGCATCCTTACGGATTTGAGCAATATTGTCTACCCCAAGGTCATCAATAACGCCGTTTTTATCCGCGAAGTTTTGAATGGTAATGTTGACGATGTCTAACCCCATTTTCTTCATGTCTGCTAGAGCTGATAGTTTAACTTGTTCTGCAAACTTATCTCTGTTTTGAACTAACTCACGTAATTTCATTTGTCCGATGATTTCACGCATGTTACCTTCTAGGACTTCTTTCGCAATTTGCTTAACATCATCCAGTGAACGCGTTAAAAAGATTTCACCAGCCAGACGAATAGAAGCTTCATCAGATTGAATTTTGATGTTTGCAACCCCATCGACGAAAATATTGATAAATTCGTTTGTTGGCACTGCTGAACTTGTACGGATGTCTACTTGAATAAGGTCAAGTGGCAAAAGGTCAATTCTTTGGAAGAACGGAATTCTGATGGTTGCCTTCCCTGTGACAACTCTTGATCCTTTCGGACCAGTGATGATTACTGCTTTATCTGGACGGACCTTAACATATGAGGACACAAACAAAATAGCGAGTAAAACAAGCACTATGCCAATAATAATTAATACTGTTTCCATAATAATACACTTCCTTTCATGTAATTATTATAGTTTAATATCCGGGTTATATCAATCGTTTTTTTATAATCTTTTTTGAACGATTAGACGCGATTTTCTTCTCTTTCCTTTTTTAGTATGGTATAACGAAAATAGGTGAGATAAATGCCAAGAATCGCTAGAAGTAATTACCAAACAACTTTATACCATATCATTCAAAAAAGTCCCGTACAACTGTTTAGAAATGTCAAAGACCGAAAGGCTTTCATTGAGATCTTAAAAGAGGCAAAAGCCCTCTTTCAGTTTAACTGTTACGGTTTTTCTTGTTGTTTAGATGATAAGTTTGAACTCATTATCCATGTGAAATATCAATCAATTTCAAAAATTATGCAGAGTATATTAATATCTTATGCCAAATACTATCAAAATCAGACTACACTATTTCCAAGAAGGTATCAAAGCATTCCACTATACAGTCCAAAAGAAGTCAGTCTAGCTTTAGAAAACATCAATGAAGAACTTGGTGAGCAGTCTTTATGTCACTTTATCGGTATGAAGGATGATTCTTATAAAGTAATTGACTTCTTCTCGAATGAAACCACAGAGTTAGACTTTGAGGTCAGAAAGGCGTCTTTTGAAGAAGTCATCTCATCATATATTGAAACTAATGGGTGTGACGAGTCAAAGATCCATTCAGATATCAGTTTAAGAAACACCTGTATTAAGAAATTGTATCAAGATACTGGTTGTACGTTGAAAGAGATTGCCAAGAAGTTTGAGCTATCACCTTCTATGGTAAGTAAAATTCTTAAAGACAAAGCATAGTTTTTGCAATTCAACTTCTGTCCCCTTATAATGATAGGTGGAGAAAGGAATGATTTGATGTTTAACTTTTCGATTGAACAAACCAAACCAATCGCTAATGATATCTTATATGACTTTATCGCTCTTGGTGCAGGCCCAGCTGGATTAAATGCTGCGCTATATGCTCAGAGAAAAGGTCTAAAAACATTGATTATTGGCAATGAAATTGGTGGACAACTCAAAAACACATCCGACGTTGACAACTACTTAGGTTTCGGACTTGTAGATGCCGAAACGCTAATCAATAAGTTTCTTGATCATGTAAAAGCCCTAGAGATTCCAATACTGTCCGGTGTTTATATTAATGAGATTACCAAAGATGAACATTTTACAATTTCTTTGACTAATGGCCAAGTATTCAAAACAAAAACGGTCTTATACGCTTTAGGAGGGTCACCTAGAAAACTTGGTGTTCCTGGAGAAGACATATTATCTAGCAAAGGCGTTTCATACTGTGTGACATGCGATGCACCATTCTTTAAACAAAAAGAGGTTGTGGTTGCTGGTGGTGGAAACAGCGCAGTGGACGCTGCTATCGACTTAGCTAGACTCGCTAAGAAAGTAACCATTATTCATAGAAGCCAGTTTAGAGCTGATCAAAAGAGTATCGATAAATTGCTCAGTTTTGATAACGTCTCAGTCATGCTTGAAACACAAATTATGTCTATTAATGGCAATAAGAACCTTGAAACACTTACGATATTAGATAAGAAAACTAATCAAGAACACCTATTTAAAACAGATGGGTTATTTGTAGAAATTGGGTCTATACCTAATACGTCCTTGATAAAGGACCTTGTTAGTTTATCACCTTCAGGTGAGATTATTGTAGATGAATACCAAAAAACCAACATTGAGGGTTTATATGCTGCAGGAGATGCAACCATAAACCCACACAAACAAGTGATTATTGCTGCTGCTGAAGGGGCTAAAGCCGCTTTAGAAGCTGCTAAATATATCAATAAATAAGGAGATATTATGAATAAATTATTTAACGCAGAAGTTAGTGCACAAATTAAATCCATTCTTGACGGAATGATTAATCCTATTACAATAAAACTATTTGTAGATGGCGATTGTGATACATGTCAAGAAACCAA includes:
- a CDS encoding YaaA family protein, producing the protein MKILFAPAKTFNLKLDEKPLNYRFVKESNSLQEMLKSYKEEELIKHYSISDKLLSEVKNYIHGFDKEQGFEAISMFKGEAYKALKVESLSNENRSFLQENVYIVDALYGLLKPNDVIRPYRLDFLFKGFDLRSFWKDKINKALLKETNTVLSLASKEFSSLIDREHINLYEVTFYNLINGSYKAVSMYNKHHRGELLRFIIEHEIKDIQALPKSFFGYRLEMKLNQIEYYKD
- a CDS encoding amino acid ABC transporter ATP-binding protein; amino-acid sequence: MNKNKTIDVIHLSKSFKDGTKALDDCSVSFLYGKVSVIIGPSGSGKSTLLRSLNLLETPTKGEILFDGKSILSESNDLRHHRESTGMVFQSFNLFPHLKVIDNINLAQQSVKKKTLKEATENSLMLLSQVGLLHKKDNYPNQLSGGEKQRIAIARALALNPEVMLFDEPTSALDPEMIKEVLMVMKKLAESGMTMIVVTHEMGFARHFADHIVVMDKGRIIEEGTSEQVFTNPKHPRTIAFLDSVLNK
- a CDS encoding amino acid ABC transporter permease, with the translated sequence MDFSFVFEAYYLEILFKGLLMTLLLAVISVVLGSLLGLIPAFFRLSKHKVLRFLGSAYVEIIRGTPLLVQVLLIYSFVKLKVTMVMGIDLSSFIPGMLALLINSSAYVSEVIRGGILSVDKGQKEAALSLGLKESTVMYKIILPQAVKNIIPALGNEFVTMIKETSIFMYLGIAELMYSAMMIRSETYRVKETYIVVALMYFLLTFPTSKWMGYIERRLKANEQK
- a CDS encoding transporter substrate-binding domain-containing protein translates to MKKIVAVVMLVMSLVVLQGCGQSNLHTFTLDESYDGFITLGTSADYAPYEWIKKVDGKSELVGIDIEIAKEIAHAMKKNLKVVNKGFDFLLEDLKQGKVDFVLAGMTPTDKRKEEVDFSKVYYEAIQVILINEKNKDTLIDFESLNQASVRIGAQLGSIQQELAEDFTNAQKQYIQAIPDLMMRLGDNQIDAVIVEKPVADGYVANQKGLVIADIVIGDPDGGSAVAVKKGDQAFLDVINSVIDSLITSGKLEEIVVEMISLNK
- a CDS encoding LptM family lipoprotein; translated protein: MKKIMFLVVFMSLLVGLVGCGKAEKTFTGAGVTITLTEAFVEKEVVQAPLYLESPTQIFMALRETKSSLAGYGISTLDDYIEAVLNNHGKNSTVKSKEEGDLVYKYAYYESEVNDQTFGYMLLTFEGKDHFYSMNFGCLANKLEDFKEKFFDYAKTIKVE
- a CDS encoding flotillin family protein produces the protein METVLIIIGIVLVLLAILFVSSYVKVRPDKAVIITGPKGSRVVTGKATIRIPFFQRIDLLPLDLIQVDIRTSSAVPTNEFINIFVDGVANIKIQSDEASIRLAGEIFLTRSLDDVKQIAKEVLEGNMREIIGQMKLRELVQNRDKFAEQVKLSALADMKKMGLDIVNITIQNFADKNGVIDDLGVDNIAQIRKDASIARANSEKEVEIATSKAKELANDARIKAELEIEQQNNLLALRQAELKQKADIAKATADASYEIQYANEAKTINISKQNAEIARREKEIELRTKEVEVEEKTLEANIKKAAEADRYAQEQRADADLYVRTKEAEAKLAEEERRAQAIKLAAEADRFAQEQRAIGIQAVGIAEAEAIEKKALAMKKMESAAVLELVLNSNVLPNIVKAASEPLSKVDKITMYGDGNNTKLVGDIVNTSTKVLESIKESTGIDLASLLAGYATGKVVKEKE
- a CDS encoding NAD(P)/FAD-dependent oxidoreductase translates to MFNFSIEQTKPIANDILYDFIALGAGPAGLNAALYAQRKGLKTLIIGNEIGGQLKNTSDVDNYLGFGLVDAETLINKFLDHVKALEIPILSGVYINEITKDEHFTISLTNGQVFKTKTVLYALGGSPRKLGVPGEDILSSKGVSYCVTCDAPFFKQKEVVVAGGGNSAVDAAIDLARLAKKVTIIHRSQFRADQKSIDKLLSFDNVSVMLETQIMSINGNKNLETLTILDKKTNQEHLFKTDGLFVEIGSIPNTSLIKDLVSLSPSGEIIVDEYQKTNIEGLYAAGDATINPHKQVIIAAAEGAKAALEAAKYINK